Proteins encoded together in one Panthera uncia isolate 11264 chromosome A2, Puncia_PCG_1.0, whole genome shotgun sequence window:
- the CA2H7orf57 gene encoding uncharacterized protein C7orf57 homolog isoform X1, translated as MTRACIPVRWRWTERAVPRKWPLQSAPGAVPSSPVVTWSSLSPVGPHEEHKQGAAGRRQPLCSLRKPGFPVLSQLLGDWYYHLPVKRSEKPMDAPPASQIPGLSDLSEPPNGHLPGPRRYWIKETDSEYVKLAKRGGRPDLLKHLVVAGTRKASPVAYSLPDWYIHHSKPPTAEQRQIPAISMPDYMVYEEFNPDQNNGNYESRRGPFDFDVKTVWQREAEEREEKKKVRLPAINSKYPSKVGTPLGPKEPAGSRLSFPPMPGQKTSSPTNFSKLISNGYKDEWLQQRADSDGRALRTPGAAPPSTSAQDPGGLQGGGPNPDPELPEGSEDAQDSPSPRATTSPLASVPGELK; from the exons ATGACGAGAGCCTGCATACCCGTCAGGTGGAGGTGGACGGAGAGGGCAGTCCCTCGGAAGTGGCCTCTACAGTCAGCACCAGGGGCGGTTCCCTCCTCACCCGTGGTCACCTGGTCCAGCCTGTCGCCTGTAGGCCCGCATGAGGAACACAAACAAGGAGCTGCAGGGCGTCGCCAGCCGCTATGCTCCCTGCG AAAACCAGGTTTCCCAGTGTTGTCTCAGCTGCTGGGAG ACTGGTATTACCACCTTCCCGTGAAGCGGTCCGAGAAGCCCATGGACGCCCCCCCGGCTTCCCAGATCCCCGGCCTCAGTGACTTGAGTGAGCCTCCCAACGGGCACCTGCCGGGGCCGCGCAGGTACTGGATCAAGGAAACCGACTCGGAGTATGTGAAGCTCGCGAAGCGAGGCGGCCGGCCTG ATCTGCTGAAGCACCTGGTGGTGGCCGGGACCAGGAAAGCCTCCCCGGTTGCGTACTCCCTGCCAGACTGGTACATTCACCACAGCAAGCCGCCCACGGCCGAGCAGAGGCA GATCCCTGCCATCTCCATGCCAGATTACATGGTGTATGAAGAGTTTAACCCCGATCAGAACAACGGTAACTATGAGTCCAGAAGAGGGCCTTTCGACTTTGACGTGAAAACCGTCTGGCAGAGGGAGGCGGAGGAAcgtgaggagaaaaaaaag GTGCGGCTACCAGCCATCAACTCCAAGTACCCGAGCAAAGTGGGGACCCCGCTTGGCCCCAAAGAGCCTGCAGGAAGCAGACTGTCCTTCCCTCCCAT gCCCGGGCAAAAAACCAGTTCACCCACCAATTTTTCCAAACTTATCAGCAATGGGTACAAGGATGAGTGGTTGCAGCAACGAGCTGACTCAGACGGGAGGGCCCTGCGGACACCGGGAGCAGCCCCACCGTCCACGTCTGCGCAAGACCCCGGAGGGCTCCAGGGTGGAGGCCCGAACCCAGACCCGGAGCTGCCCGAGGGCTCCGAGGACGCTCAAG
- the CA2H7orf57 gene encoding uncharacterized protein C7orf57 homolog isoform X2, with translation MRNTNKELQGVASRYAPCDWYYHLPVKRSEKPMDAPPASQIPGLSDLSEPPNGHLPGPRRYWIKETDSEYVKLAKRGGRPDLLKHLVVAGTRKASPVAYSLPDWYIHHSKPPTAEQRQIPAISMPDYMVYEEFNPDQNNGNYESRRGPFDFDVKTVWQREAEEREEKKKVRLPAINSKYPSKVGTPLGPKEPAGSRLSFPPMPGQKTSSPTNFSKLISNGYKDEWLQQRADSDGRALRTPGAAPPSTSAQDPGGLQGGGPNPDPELPEGSEDAQDSPSPRATTSPLASVPGELK, from the exons ATGAGGAACACAAACAAGGAGCTGCAGGGCGTCGCCAGCCGCTATGCTCCCTGCG ACTGGTATTACCACCTTCCCGTGAAGCGGTCCGAGAAGCCCATGGACGCCCCCCCGGCTTCCCAGATCCCCGGCCTCAGTGACTTGAGTGAGCCTCCCAACGGGCACCTGCCGGGGCCGCGCAGGTACTGGATCAAGGAAACCGACTCGGAGTATGTGAAGCTCGCGAAGCGAGGCGGCCGGCCTG ATCTGCTGAAGCACCTGGTGGTGGCCGGGACCAGGAAAGCCTCCCCGGTTGCGTACTCCCTGCCAGACTGGTACATTCACCACAGCAAGCCGCCCACGGCCGAGCAGAGGCA GATCCCTGCCATCTCCATGCCAGATTACATGGTGTATGAAGAGTTTAACCCCGATCAGAACAACGGTAACTATGAGTCCAGAAGAGGGCCTTTCGACTTTGACGTGAAAACCGTCTGGCAGAGGGAGGCGGAGGAAcgtgaggagaaaaaaaag GTGCGGCTACCAGCCATCAACTCCAAGTACCCGAGCAAAGTGGGGACCCCGCTTGGCCCCAAAGAGCCTGCAGGAAGCAGACTGTCCTTCCCTCCCAT gCCCGGGCAAAAAACCAGTTCACCCACCAATTTTTCCAAACTTATCAGCAATGGGTACAAGGATGAGTGGTTGCAGCAACGAGCTGACTCAGACGGGAGGGCCCTGCGGACACCGGGAGCAGCCCCACCGTCCACGTCTGCGCAAGACCCCGGAGGGCTCCAGGGTGGAGGCCCGAACCCAGACCCGGAGCTGCCCGAGGGCTCCGAGGACGCTCAAG
- the CA2H7orf57 gene encoding uncharacterized protein C7orf57 homolog isoform X3 yields MDAPPASQIPGLSDLSEPPNGHLPGPRRYWIKETDSEYVKLAKRGGRPDLLKHLVVAGTRKASPVAYSLPDWYIHHSKPPTAEQRQIPAISMPDYMVYEEFNPDQNNGNYESRRGPFDFDVKTVWQREAEEREEKKKVRLPAINSKYPSKVGTPLGPKEPAGSRLSFPPMPGQKTSSPTNFSKLISNGYKDEWLQQRADSDGRALRTPGAAPPSTSAQDPGGLQGGGPNPDPELPEGSEDAQDSPSPRATTSPLASVPGELK; encoded by the exons ATGGACGCCCCCCCGGCTTCCCAGATCCCCGGCCTCAGTGACTTGAGTGAGCCTCCCAACGGGCACCTGCCGGGGCCGCGCAGGTACTGGATCAAGGAAACCGACTCGGAGTATGTGAAGCTCGCGAAGCGAGGCGGCCGGCCTG ATCTGCTGAAGCACCTGGTGGTGGCCGGGACCAGGAAAGCCTCCCCGGTTGCGTACTCCCTGCCAGACTGGTACATTCACCACAGCAAGCCGCCCACGGCCGAGCAGAGGCA GATCCCTGCCATCTCCATGCCAGATTACATGGTGTATGAAGAGTTTAACCCCGATCAGAACAACGGTAACTATGAGTCCAGAAGAGGGCCTTTCGACTTTGACGTGAAAACCGTCTGGCAGAGGGAGGCGGAGGAAcgtgaggagaaaaaaaag GTGCGGCTACCAGCCATCAACTCCAAGTACCCGAGCAAAGTGGGGACCCCGCTTGGCCCCAAAGAGCCTGCAGGAAGCAGACTGTCCTTCCCTCCCAT gCCCGGGCAAAAAACCAGTTCACCCACCAATTTTTCCAAACTTATCAGCAATGGGTACAAGGATGAGTGGTTGCAGCAACGAGCTGACTCAGACGGGAGGGCCCTGCGGACACCGGGAGCAGCCCCACCGTCCACGTCTGCGCAAGACCCCGGAGGGCTCCAGGGTGGAGGCCCGAACCCAGACCCGGAGCTGCCCGAGGGCTCCGAGGACGCTCAAG